A region of the Hydra vulgaris chromosome 12, alternate assembly HydraT2T_AEP genome:
gttctGATACTCATATTGAATGCATAAGTAGCCCAGTAAAACAATACagccttttttttatcattagataaataaaatttatctaatgattaaaaacatttttcaataaaatatatattagtgtaTTACTAGCATTACAAGTTTTATACAGCtgtatgataaaatatattactattaatttatatgcaattgctcaatgttttatttttagattccTGTTAAAGACACattatatttaatagaaaaaatttgattcaattaGATCATTTCAACTAAGTTCAATTGATTATAAATGGTCCAGAAACAAATCttcaatgaaacaaaaaattaaatacaaatattttgagCAAccacttttgtttaaaatatttgtatcagagtaaaaaataaaacttggtcAAAAACATTACACAATAAGCATGTAATCTTTAAGTCCACAAATCATTTTGCATGATTAATTGGATTAATGAGTAATATCAATAATGACAAAATTTGATTCAggatttcattcaaaaaaattattaaaaaattagtttttgaatattctgaagtaaaaataaaaaacaaaaatcgaACAAGTTATTTCAAACAGCTATAACTGTTCCGTTTTATTCTGTGTTatgttaaagataaaatattaatatgttaaaaagcAGACAAAATATGCAtctgttgcaaaaaaaatttaacataatagtCCGGGTTTTCAGTATTCTTTGGAAATTTGTAAACTTATACTATAAGAACTGTTAGATAATAAagacaatttcttttttgtataatcACACATTTTCCTTAATTGATTGATAAACTAGTTTGTCATACTTTAAAGTGATTTAAAGTAGTGCATATTTCCCTGCATACTTCTGCATTgacttctgctttttttttgaaaaaggtggcagtttatttaatatgctaatatataactcattattattaatcaaatatCTCATTTATAATCAACAGACAgctaattgatttttatagtataaattgaGTGTTTGATATAAAGTTATCAAGTCTTTGCAAGGTCATCGCAGATGGCAgtcatgtttttttaactgttgaaaaaaaaggaaaaaaagaaagaaaatcaaaaactgatttaattCGAACATCGAttttaacttaacaaaaaaagaaaaaaaaaaaaaaaaaaatagataaaaaaaaaggggaGATAAGTTCATAAATTAATAAGATAAGAAGAGAAGATCAGTTTATTAAAAGAgaagataatttttattgtttttatttttgttattgatgtatttattattttttatcatattttaaatattacatttttctttttatatatattactacaatttattataagattacttattttcatatataatatcaaatatttatttttattattattatatttttaatttacatttctCTTGACTTTGAtcagtttttttacttatttagtttgattttataactttcttcaatgtttttgtttttgttatagtttACTGTTTATTTGACTTAATCTATTCATacgcattattttattttaacaattattattaacgTAGCTATTTACTTCCTGCTTATAGTTTCTTACATTCTCTCTAATATTGTGGTTCCACTATGGCTTTAAACTGTCATTTgtgtaaaaaatgaattagCCTAAGTTGCCGCTCatcttaatataatatttgttcaTTTCGGACTCATACAAAATGTAACAGGCTTAATGATACTAAGTACAGTTTACTAGAATTAAGTCGCTCATTGCGGAATTGTGTAAACTGTATTAAAGTGTCTTTCCATTCACATATGTACAagataatgaatttaaattgctaTTTTCTTCTGATACAATTCTAAAAACTGATGATTTACCTGTCTACAAACCTTTTCCcgttttttcatataaataaagtCTCTAGtcaaattaacatttatgtttcGTCTCATGTTTTAGATTCTGAGGAAGAAATTTCTACTACATTAGACAGTTCGAAAATATTATGACATAAGCAAATTATGTAcactgaattttaataaaataagcgCTCTCTCcttttttcatcaaaacatatcattgttacaaaaatattttgagtaaTTAATACTTgttatattatagtataaaaaatgtaaaaaagatttgtttattttttaatttatataacgcttttttttatacatgcCTATATTATATAAGAAGTATATATACCagaatcttaaaaaatctatttgtacTAAGTctctttgaatttaaaaattagactACCACAATTTATACCACAAACATATATTTTCTCCTAATTTcgaaaagaatataaaatcaattacaAGTTCATAAAAGAGTAAGATAGTAAATTGACCGGAAATGATagtaatagttaaaattttagtcTAATCAGTTGAAAAACCATTGTAAAAGACTCTTTGATTCAAGGTTTATTTAGATTTCAATATAATTGTCACTATATCTTTATGGCTTAGAGATGTCacggttaaatttttaaaatttaacttaatttaaaaagtacaagaaaaatgaatcaaataagtagcctcctcgtctgtagggaccttctcagccttgaggtggtgatttaataaaaacaaaacaaaagaaaaacaaaaaaataaagaagcgctataaaaaatgttaaactttattcaattattttaataagacaATATATTAATACTCAAATAGATCTTGCAAAATTGCTATGTTcattgcaaaaatttttaagcaaatgtCAAGATGCTTGAATAAAGAAACCTGATGATTGCAAAGGTTGTTTTTCTGCCATTTTTTGCGTTGCttgcaaattattaatttgactATATCTGATAAACTCAACAAAAATCCGATTATAGAACTGATAAAGTTGGagaataaaagaataaagtctgaataaaaatcaagaaacaaaactaaaagataataacaaaaactcAAAAGACTTAAAGTACACACACTAATAACTCAGAGCGAAAGATAAAAATTACAGAgtaacttcaaaaaattattatctcaaCTTTACAAGTATCCAACTGTTCGAAGTTTAATTACCAAagcctttttaaacaatttgtcaCTCTCCTACTTGTTAATAAAGGAATTgtagaaattttatatacaataacattttcaaagaagaagaaaaatgaatgaacttttatagaaatataataaaaatcatttgtttttataaaacaactatgaTGTATagcagttttttatatattgctgttttattagaatgattgattatattttaacatttgaatattgtttttttttaattatttaattaattactaaattattaaataaaaactaaatataaataattatttagaaaacacattagattttttttttcaagttgtttttCTGTCTATCactaataaacatttattattacaattaaaatttttactataccTGGCATGAagaatcaacaaaataaaatttcagaattaaaaaaaatgtcatgaaaacataataacttcaacttttcaaaaaaGCCTGTGCTAGACTATCTAGGTGGGCGGCCCGCGTAGCCCATGAATTTGGGTTTAGACAGGCTATTTACTGCTCGTGCACTCATTCACTCCTGCcgaagcctatatatatataaaataaatgtacaaTGCTTACAAGTGTTTCGTCACCACAGCATATTCCACATGTACAAGAAATTGCATGCAATATTAAATGTTGGTCATCGATTAACTTTTGAATGTGTTGACCATGAAATCTGATGCTTCGCTTCCAATCTTTACATGATGCTCTTCcagaaaatgtttcaaattcTATAGGTGTATACCATTTTTCTccactcttaaaaaaaaaaaaggttaattcaaattatttaactaaataataaatgtgttgtttttgttgagtTAACCTTTGTTTATAGTCAATTTTACACTGATAACATATATGCAATTGTATTTCTACATTTTTCTACTTTGCTGTTttccctttttttattttgctataataatttaaacattttgaataaaaaaagttttagtgtTAACTAAATAAGAGTACacataaatgcaaattttttagttaaaaaagcacacacataaataaactgcaaatttttttgtttaaaaaatcatacacataaataaactgcaaattttttagttaaaaaaagcataatgcTTTAAAGCGAGGTCTGAGATatgaatatattttcatttatatatatttaaaaaaacatcttaacAATAACTGAAATTCATActtaacaataacaattaacaCTGTTATTGTTAACTATGGATTTTTTACAAGAATAGttgaaaccattttttatatttagaccttgatttaggaaaattaataattcaagttttaaattgcatttaatatccaattttaaataatcaatattaataataaataaaaataaaaatcaacataagGTAGACAATACAAagcaaattaatattaaaaaacaattaaaaaaaagctatttaaaaatatcgcttttgacaaaaaaaatctgtaaaaaccAATCGAATTAAAATACATGCAAtatcttctcaaaaaagttttttttgtttacaatataaaagatattttttacataatctacagaaatataaactttacattttttacaacaaaaaaatttaaaaaccattgcAGATCTTTTTAGCAAACATTTTTGGTTGCAGAACCAAACGCTGCTATTTGGATTCTTGCATGACATCATGTCTGAATGGCATTCTTTTCTAccctttttaatttaacaatttaacttcGGTTAGATGGAGACAGTTTAGGCtgttcttcatctttttttagcAGGGTTTATCCATGAGAACCTACagtcagttttaaatttttagcttcTTTTTCAGCTAAATTAAGTTGCTTCTTTtcttcacttcttttgagataATTAATAATACCATGTTCTGTAATACATAGCATTTTTTACCTTAAACCCAAGAAAAGTAagtacaattaaatttttacaagataATGCAAAACCTTATTTTACCTGGATTTCTACTACTGAGTTTTTACATTCAcaagtcaaaaaatattattaatattatgaatcatgaacttttatttaaaaaatagacacGAAATTAATTTAGCAATTATTTTGAGGTTTTGAGATCTTCTTTCtactaaagattttttatttgaccctgttttcattattttaatcagTAATCAAAAAAATAGGGTAAATGATCGGTGCATCTTTaccaaacaagttttttcataattataatcattacttttaaataaattgtaagaaattaaaaaaaaagaaattgtgaGAAAAAGTCAGTGagacaatttatttattcatatttataatagatttaaaaaatctccTTTGTTACAATCtctctgaaaaaatatttgtctgggtaaacatgttaaattttcttttctttgacCAATTGATAAAAATCCGTTAAGGAAAATTTGTTAGTGGCTAATTCCATGTCAAATGacccagaaatttttaaaaatgtcacccTATATCttagattttgctgatttttatacagttgagagtACTTAGCAAAATAAGAATTTCTCGAAATATTTAGCCTCTAGCTCCAAGAAGATCTTGAAATATGaccattttacattttaaaaaaattttacacattGTTTTATAGAGTAAACTAGGGTAAACAGTTTAGcttcaaattcaattatttttaagaaaaaatattttatatttttttttattatttttgttttaaagagaAGGTTCGCGgcatttttttatgcaaaaaaaatctttactgattttgtattttttgggtAAACACAATCAACAAACCCAAGACTTGCAACTAAAAGCTTCACATTGGTATTTGTCTTGTctcagtttttttaatgttgcacTCGCTGAGTTTCATCTGAAGCTTCATTGAAGtgaattttgcatttctttaattgttttgaCTTTTTGGCTGTTTAACTTGATCGCCTTAAAATCCAATTTTGTCAAAATTCCACAAATTGCATGCAGTGTTATTGTTGATATTTGCTTcaagaaattgtttttgaagtgtattaaaataacttgttaTTCTGCCTTTGGTACAAGAGGAACATCTGAGAGATGAAATATTGCCTGCTACTTTGACGCCTAATTTATGACTCCATTGTTTTGTGAAACCATTCTCATCTTGGTATACCATTTGGAGGAAACAGATGACTTTGATTTGTAAATACTAAATATCCCCCAACTATTGCGATGACATCTGCGAATGTTCTACTGAGACCCCAATCAGCTAAACTGATAAGTACTGAAACAAGAACAAATTCAAATGCTGTACTTAGCACAATAGTTGTACCTCTACCATGTGATTGGACTTAGTTGTGCACACGCTTGTGAACAGTTGCTTTTGGTATATTGTATGCTTCTGAAGCTTTACTGAGTTATTTCGCCTTTTTTGATTTGTTCTACTGCATATTGCAATTGCTCTTCATTGTAAATTGTTTGCGTTTTACGAATGTAAGTACaagtcattttgtttttaaattttttagataaatattttaggtAATTAGCATGTTTACTCTTcccttaaaaaacatttatacagGCTTTTTGCTCATAACTTTTTTCCGGaactagcattttttttatttagcatattttttagcatttgCTCATAACTTTTTTCCGGAACTAgcattcaattttgaaaagaGAATCTTGATTGCCATTAAATTTTCTACAAAACAGccttttttgtttagtaaaattttattttagttttgggAGTTTTGAAgttgattttttagaaataaaacttttttttacaagggTAAGAATTTTGAGGTTTGCTAAggcaaaattaaagtttttaaaataatttttacaccttTAGATAGAGCACAAAATTCTCTACAAGACGGTGCCTcgcatttttaaagattttttgttttagctttcaataaatgcaaaagaaacaaaattgctacctttttttgtttactcttacCCCAGTTTACTCTATTTATTGATCTTTCAGAAAACATAAGGAATTTGATCAGCAAGTATATAGATTTCCATATATCAATAAAGAGGCATGGTCCCCATTTTTTTGTAGTAGAATACTACAATTGATTTTTCACTACTTTCCAGACTAGCTGGAATAGTGAAAATATAATGTGAATAACTTAAACAATGGCTGAAACTACATTTAATTCagttacatatttataaattgaaattttctttaataaaataggtttagggtcaaatcattatatttcaacCAATTTGAAGAAAACTTTGTGGGTCACCATTTCTGATTGTcctgatttttacatattgttatGTGCATTATGTAGATagattaaatttgaaatttcagacTTCTAAGTACAACGATTCAGAAATTATAGTCTTAGAACCATGATACAGTGGCCCCCCCTCTCGATTTACAAATGGTAAAAACAGACAACTTTTAGAgctgtataacttttttctcactttcaacaagtgtctcattttttctagaactattTTCTGGTTAGTTCTCTctttaaaaatgtgatttttattaacttgtgttaaatttaaaaaaaattatgacttCCTCAAAAAAATCCTAAATTTGCTAAAACACGCCAAACCCTCATCTCCCACCCACCCCACCCCCTAAGGTGAGGAGGAAGGGATTTGAGGTGGTATATATTTACCAGATATATTTTTGTACTTTGAAACTGTGATTTTTAgacaactgatttttttttttttttctgttgaaaatgttaaaaaaacatattaaaaaatccaCATTGATACAAATAATGTTTAGCTTCGTAGATATGGTTTGGagcaaaattaacaaaaattctttcaattttcaaaGTAATTCCACAACTAAGAatagtaatttaaaacaaaaatgtgttTTAGTTGTCATTacatctattataaaaaaagaactatGTAAAATAGAacaaaactattgacgttcataaatagtaaaaactatTTAGATCTTGCAGACAACAACTATTTgagaaattttaacttaaatttgtaaaaagtttgtttttctttttctttttttgataataaactcaatataaatactgttttttttttcaaaacaacatattaaagataagttatctttttaatcagaattaagaattttttataagttttaaagattatatGATAACagcttaattaaaattttattgaatgtCAGTCgccaaatcaaaacaaaaattaattaaaaaattagattgaatttttaccttttttataaaatctttttcgttatgatttttgataaaagaaaaaaccttgtttttaatacatatacataatacATAATACATACAAGACATATACATAATACATAATACATACAAGCTAATCCTAACTTCTGAAAGTGTTTCaaaattcacaattttttttttttaaattgtggatttttaaattattcaaattatcttttattaatttgtgaCTGCTTTAGATtgttttgtggttttttaaattaatacactCACCTTAATACACTTTCCTTTTGACCCAGATCCAAATCGCATCTTGTACAAATCTCCAACTTTATCTCGACATCTGACTGACAAAACATCTAATTTTACAGCAGCATCCCATTTACTGTGATTTAATGACTCTTTAGTTTTCAtatctttagtatttttacatGTATTGCTTTGCGTTAGGTTAGTAGTCGCATTTTCAAATGAATTTACAACAGGGGTGTCAGAATTTGAATACTCATCAATTTCATACCTCGATTGAGTATGAATATTAATAGAACCTAGAACTTTTTCTGTTGATTGGGAATGGTGATCTTCAAAACTTGTTGAAGTCTGAAACTCATTTTGACTAATATGAACAGAATTATTATCAAGGTCACTTATCACTTTTGGAAGATGAGTAAGAGCTGAAGGTGCTTTGGACGCATATGACGGCCTTCTTTTTATCCCACATGCAACAATACACGTAGCATCGCCAAAATTTCCTAATGTTGAATTTCCACAACTATCTGATAGATTTGACTGAATAAGTTCTGAGTGTACATGATCGGACAGTATCAGGCCTGCTGATCTTTGGCTAGGTAATGAAGCACACGACCTTTCGTCTGTAGACACTACAGGAGTAAAAACGTGGTTACTTCGTTgatttaaagatgaaatttGCAAACGACTTAAATCGTTCTCGTTTGTAAAGACATCATCTTCAATGTGATCGTCGGCCTTGATTGAGCTTTCGGCATCATTATTGACGATGTTTTCGTTGCTTTTCGGCATAACTAAACCCTTCTtgagaaatagttttaaaacgaCAAATTTGTACATATATGAAcgttacaataaaaatttagataattaaataatagaatatatgcaaattttaataatttaatactttttcaaaatagtcGTTTTTCATTGATTTCAATTTGAATAGACAATAACATAGCAAAGTTATTATTGACCGAATAGTATGGAGATAGCAtttctggaatttttttttcttatttgaataaataatctCTTTAATAAAAGGTTAtctacacacaaaaaaaatcgCAAAACAAATCCCAACGACTTCTATCggttaacaatttaaaaagcttCAGCGGAAAAATGTTTCGCACAAGcaaaaattgccaaaattttttttgaagtttttttttattagaatagttatatttttatataaaatgtataaataaagtaataaacatgtaaatatataatagaaaaaaatattaaaaattaaattttagtgaaaaatacgaaatatttttaatggacAAGACAACTTTTATCatgaaaacatcaaaaatattacttttgcaTGCATGTATTTGTcataaaataccttttttagatttatatttacagAACTATTATGTTATAACAGTAATGaactaatatattataacaGTAATGAAAGATTTTGTAGGTATTCTTTGTGtacaaaacatcttttttacatGTTGAGTATTTCTCATAAACTGACCATTAACCGAAGGCCAatgttttgttataacttttttctattgCAAAAAGTAGCAAAGTATTTATGATGCATCGCTATTTACATACATTTAGCATGAGATTTACATAATCAAATGTTTGGAGGATATTGGAGGATGGTTTATCTGATACCTAATAGTAAAGGTTAGTAGCAAAAAATATCGAAAACTGTCTGTTTTCGAAGCATAAATACTAATGATTACACTTacgttaaattgtttttaaaagtctgagcgaaaaaaacattgttaattaaaataatatattttaaaatgaaagtcaataaagttaatttaaaacaatagtagCGTAAGAAagttgataaacaaaaaatgaaaaatagcgTTTTGGGAAACAGGTCAAATTAACGTATAAAATAACGCctaaattaatattgtttttttaactagacATTTCCTCTAATGAACATGTCTTCACCATTATGACAAAGTTTCACTGTGCAATGCCGACATTGATTTTTTGGTACTTAGGCACAGTCCCACTTCGAAATGCGAAATCATTCGCATTTCGAAACATTTTTCCGCTGAAGAATGTGgggttttatttattactaatttttaaggGGCAACTACCCTCAAATTTCAAAACTGCACATACAAAGTAACTTTCTCTTTAGTCACATAGGAAATATAATATTGacattaaaaataccaaaaaacacataaaatggTAGCTCGTTGCTATGGTAACCAAAAAATAGCTGAAAATACCACAAAAACTGTGTTTAcgccataaaaaaataaagacttatGAGTAAAGGAGTTACAATGAAGTTTTGCAGAACTGTTCTAAATACCTAAATTTATGATATGAACGAATcagatttttgaataaatgttttttttccataaaatgcTACAGACAAactaggtttttttaaaaaaaagtcaaaatgcaaagaaaaaaacttaataacttaaaatctGAAGTCATATTAGAAATTCTAATCTgatcttattataaatattggcAAAATGAACAATCCCTAAAAAATTCATCATTGTAGCATTTAtacttttcaagatttttttaccGGCGTGTTTAAAATTGCAAATTCTCAGAAAacgcaaaacaaaaaataaaatcataaattattgttCATTTCATAaacatatcatcaaaaaaattaatttttaaaagaatattttaagaACCAACACATTCATAATATGACTTTTGGTGGTCATTCTTTGACAATCGTTGACGTTGTAACAACTTTTGTTTAATCTTAAAACTTTCACTTGATTTAAATGATgatagatttaattttttttatttttttttatgagtctGCAACCAGCTAAAGTAAAATGTCCTGatttcatatttagtttttcataagttaaaataaCAGACTTCATACCAATGTTATAATTTGCAACAGCATAGTACACTCCGAACTCTAAACTGGCTGAAccaacataattactttttggtAATCTTTcccatattaaattattaaaactctcATTACATATCTGGGTTTGCCATGCAGACGCTTTACTAATTCATCTTTATTTCAGTCAGAATTATTTCAGTTGCAGCATCTGACATTGTCTCGTTTGCAACACTTttcacaatgttttttatttttccatgcTTTATATAAGGttactttctatatatatatgtttgtgagccacaaaatttgaaatcaatttttgaaagcttttttcTCAACcaattttgctcaaattttgCACACTTAATCATTTTCGATGACAATACAAGGAAATGGAAAAATTTGaccaaaaaaagttaattaagttaacaaaaatttaatttgtatttccccatacattttatttatttgatatgaaTTGCGTATTACGTCACAAAAATCATTGATTTGCAAATTATTTGCAGTTTCGAAGACATTAAAGCGCAGCGATTCAAAACCTATTATTTTTTCCAtgctttaaaagaatttctaGGCCCAATAGAATTCTGCTTGCATAAAGCAtggatttgaaaaaagaatttttttttgagttactagttgttgttatttttgtatagtttttggGTGTCATGGGTTTAGACATATTCATGAGCTGATGTATAAAGTTCATGTTTATAATCACAAGATAGTGTACTTTTTTACTTGGTACATTTGTTATGAATTTACTTTCTTAGGAGATGCGCCTAAAATATTACTGTCATTTAACTCACATCCACTTACACACACCTTCCAACTCTCACGGTTTTACCGTGAGACTCACGGTTTTATAACGAACCTCATGGTCTCACGGTTGATCCAATATTCTcacggtaaattttaaaaattttccgaagaacttttttttcaatttactcttaatattttagcttaaaataataacaatattaattcTGAAAAAGATTGTGATTACATCAAAAACTAATGAATATTAAGTGAACAAAACAGATCATAAAACCGGCTTCGACTTATAAATAGCTTTAaacatgagtttttttatattataaatcaaatccgaatttttaaaaatggcgtcAAAGCAAACATATAAATGCAAATTTAACTCAACATGGTGCCAAGATTACCCTGTTAGAGCTGTTAAAGGTAATATTTACCAATTTTTCTGTGTTCCGTGTGTTAAAACACTAACTTATCATCATCAAGGAGTTAAAGATGTATCTGatcattgcaaaaaaaaacaatcacaaAGCAAAtgttattgcattaaaaaagcaaacttctttaaataactttttaaaaactgacaCAACATTAGATAATCA
Encoded here:
- the LOC101237728 gene encoding deformed epidermal autoregulatory factor 1 homolog isoform X5; its protein translation is MKNDYFEKKGLVMPKSNENIVNNDAESSIKADDHIEDDVFTNENDLSRLQISSLNQRSNHVFTPVVSTDERSCASLPSQRSAGLILSDHVHSELIQSNLSDSCGNSTLGNFGDATCIVACGIKRRPSYASKAPSALTHLPKVISDLDNNSVHISQNEFQTSTSFEDHHSQSTEKVLGSINIHTQSRYEIDEYSNSDTPVVNSFENATTNLTQSNTCKNTKDMKTKESLNHSKWDAAVKLDVLSVRCRDKVGDLYKMRFGSGSKGKCIKSGEKWYTPIEFETFSGRASCKDWKRSIRFHGQHIQKLIDDQHLILHAISCTCGICCGDETLTGPVKLFQSVKRKRSSNNNLLQLSPLSKRKSFAYHRDRGGSYSLDNEVFSLSQEAETGMPPMTPLTPMTPLTPHTPFGPSCLTPLSVPTSVFRPGSPPKSVTLQNPILQSLQSVHNLATTSIVTPKSEPSQVSMPPPLPHKSNMDLSIMSQQNWLQLEEMASNLITMANKLKLMVEQVKVQSEAFKDNAVTQAKIQAENEKAEAISLIRRGQVHSMHGLSVAEHQHLIVPQSFSIQSAKNCQNCSRDAFLECTGCYRVYYCGAFCQQKDWFAHKPKCRIESDGSNVHTSG
- the LOC101237728 gene encoding deformed epidermal autoregulatory factor 1 homolog isoform X4, translating into MYKFVVLKLFLKKGLVMPKSNENIVNNDAESSIKADDHIEDDVFTNENDLSRLQISSLNQRSNHVFTPVVSTDERSCASLPSQRSAGLILSDHVHSELIQSNLSDSCGNSTLGNFGDATCIVACGIKRRPSYASKAPSALTHLPKVISDLDNNSVHISQNEFQTSTSFEDHHSQSTEKVLGSINIHTQSRYEIDEYSNSDTPVVNSFENATTNLTQSNTCKNTKDMKTKESLNHSKWDAAVKLDVLSVRCRDKVGDLYKMRFGSGSKGKCIKSGEKWYTPIEFETFSGRASCKDWKRSIRFHGQHIQKLIDDQHLILHAISCTCGICCGDETLTGPVKLFQSVKRKRSSNNNLLQLSPLSKRKSFAYHRDRGGSYSLDNEVFSLSQEAETGMPPMTPLTPMTPLTPHTPFGPSCLTPLSVPTSVFRPGSPPKSVTLQNPILQSLQSVHNLATTSIVTPKSEPSQVSMPPPLPHKSNMDLSIMSQQNWLQLEEMASNLITMANKLKLMVEQVKVQSEAFKDNAVTQAKIQAENEKAEAISLIRRGQVHSMHGLSVAEHQHLIVPQSFSIQSAKNCQNCSRDAFLECTGCYRVYYCGAFCQQKDWFAHKPKCRIESDGSNVHTSG
- the LOC101237728 gene encoding deformed epidermal autoregulatory factor 1 homolog isoform X6, with protein sequence MYKFVVLKLFLKKGLVMPKSNENIVNNDAESSIKADDHIEDDVFTNENDLSRLQISSLNQRSNHVFTPVVSTDERSCASLPSQRSAGLILSDHVHSELIQSNLSDSCGNSTLGNFGDATCIVACGIKRRPSYASKAPSALTHLPKVISDLDNNSVHISQNEFQTSTSFEDHHSQSTEKVLGSINIHTQSRYEIDEYSNSDTPVVNSFENATTNLTQSNTCKNTKDMKTKESLNHSKWDAAVKLDVLSVRCRDKVGDLYKMRFGSGSKGKCIKSGEKWYTPIEFETFSGRASCKDWKRSIRFHGQHIQKLIDDQHLILHAISCTCGICCGDETLTGPVKLFQSVKRKRSSNNNLLQLSPLSKRKSFAYHRDRGGSYSLDNEVFSLSQEAETGMPPMTPLTPMTPLTPHTPFGPSCLTPLSVPTSVFRPGSPPKSVTLQNPILQSLQSVHNLATTSIVTPKSEPSQVSMPPPLPHKSNMDLSIMSQQNWLQLEEMASNLITMANKLKLMVEQVKVQSEAFKDNAVTQAKIQAENEKAEEFWKMGNTGALVLML